The DNA region aattcaacacccatttacgataaaaactctccagaaagtaggcatagagggaacctacctcaacataataaaggccatatatgacacactcacagccaacatcgttctcaatggtgaaaaactgaaaccatttcctctaagatcaggaacaagacaaggttgtccactctcaccattactgaacatagttttggaagttttagccacaacaatcagagaagaaaaagaaataaatggaacccAAAtcggaaaaagaagtaaaactgtcactgtctgcagatgacatgatactacagaTAGAgatcctacagatgctaccagaaaactactagagctaatcaatgaatttggtaaactagcaggatacaaaattaatgcacagaaatctcttgcactcctatacactaatgatgaaatatctgatagagaaattaaggaaacactttcaTTTGTtactgcaacaaaaaagaataaaatacctaggaataaacctacataaggagacaaaagaccttatGACAAAAATTAcggatgacacaaacagatggagagatataccatgttcctggattgcaagaatcaacattgtgaaaatgactctactacccaaagcaatctacagattcaatgcaatccctagcaaactaccaatggcattattcacagaactagaacaaaaaattgcacaatttgtatggaagcacaaaagagcCCGaacagcaaaagcaatcttgtgaaagaaaaacggagctggaggaatcaggctcctggacttcagactatactacatagctacagtaatcaagacagtatggtactggcacaaaaacagaaatataggtcaatggaaaaggacagaaagcccagagataaacccacacacatttggtcaccttatctttgataaaggaggcaagaatatacaatgcttaaaagacagcctcttcaataagtggtgctgggaaaactggacagctacatgtgaaagaatgaaattagaacactccctaacacggtacacaaaaataaactcaaaatagattaaagacttaattaaatgtaaggccaaacactataaaactcttagaggaaaacataggcagaacactctgacataaatcagagcaagatcctttttgacccacctcctagagaaacggaaataaaaacaaaaatatacaaatgggacccaataaaacttaaaagcttttgcacggcaaaggaaaccataaacaagacgaaaagacaaccctcagaataggagaaactatttacaaatgaagcaacggacaaaggattaatctccaaaatgtacaagcagctcatgcagctcaatatcaaaaaaaacaaacaacccaaccccaaaatgggcagaagacctaaacagacatttctccaaagaagatatacagattgccaacaaacacatgaaaggatgctcaacatcgctaatcacttgagaaatacacatcaaaactacaatgaggtatcacctcacaccggtcagaatgaccatcatcaaaaaaatctacaaacagggcttccctggtggcgcagtggatgagagtccgcctgccgatgcaggggacacgggttcgtgccccggtgtgggaagatcctacatgccgcggagcggctgggcccgtgagccatggccgctgagcctgcgcgtccggagcctgtgctccgcaacgggagaggccacaacagtgagaggcccacgtaccgcaaaaaaaaaaaaaatctacaaacaataaatgctggagaggttgtgatgaaaagggaaccctcctgcactgttggtgggaatgtaaactgatacagccactagggagaagagtagggaggtttcttaaaaaactaaaaacagaactaccatacgacccagcaatcccactaccgggcatataccctgagaaaaccataattcaaaaagagtcatgtaccataatgttcactgcagcactgtttacaatagccaggacatggaagcaacctaaatgtccatcgacagatgaatgggtaaagaagatgtggcacatatatacagtggaatgttactcagccaaaaaaagaaacgaaattgagttatttgtagtaaagtggatggacccagagtctgtcctacagagtgaagtaagtcagaaagagaaaaacaaatactgtgtgctaacatatatatatggaatcttaaaaaaaaaaaaaaggttctgaagaacgtaggggcaggacaggaacaaagacgcagacgtagagaatggacttgaggacacggggagggggatggggaagctgggacgaagtgagagagtggcatagacatatacacactaccaaatgtaaaacagctagtgggaagcagccggaagcagccgcatagcacagggagatcagctcggtgctttgtgaccccctaaaggggtgggatagggagggtgggagggagatgcaagagggaggggatatggggacatatgtatatgtatagctggttcactttgttatacagcagaaactaacacaccactgtaaagcaattatactccaataaagatgttaaaaaaaaaaaaaaggtgagtgCTTAATTGACAGCTTAGAGAGCCAAAGGGCAGATGAAGGTGAGCCTGAGAATTACCTCGGCCGTTCTCAGGCTCCAGTGTTTCCCTGCTGTCCTGTGTCCGCCCAGGGTCCCCCGAGGCAGGCTTGGGGGCCGCCACGCCCACTGGGGGGAAAGGGCCAGGCGCAGGGGGCGGCACGGGTTGGCGGGGGCGGTAAGGCATGCCTGCCGGGCACCCCCGCGAGGAGAGCTGCTGCATGGCGAGCATCTCTGGGCTGTCCAGCATGGAGTCCCCGCCCTGCATTCCCCGCAGGGCCTGGGCCGGTGCTCCAAAGAGAGAACCTTGCGTTGGTGCTGGAGGGGGCTGGAACCGATGTCCACCAGGTTTACAGGGTGGTCGCATGTACCCCGAAGAAGGAACTCCGTGAGGTAGGAAGCCTGATTGTTCTGGCCActggtttggggggaggggtgctctCATCACTCGGGAATCTATCATGTGACCCAGAGTGCGAGGCTGGTGAGAGGGTCCTGGCACCATGGGGGGCTTCTCATCTGGCCCCAAGGGTCCTGGATTTGTAGCACCGTGATTCCCATTCCAGACTGCAGAGTGTACTCGACTCAGGTACTTGTAGGATCGGTACATGTGGCTGGGAGGGATTTCTGAACTCTCAGGAAAGGCTGGGGGTCGGGCCGGAGCCCCACCGTGCCTGGGAGGGATAAAGCCTGGCTGGAAATGAGCTGGAGGATACATAGTCCCCTCCTGGCTGGGGCTGCTCATCTGCCCGAGCAGCGAGGGTCCAGGACGCGATCCCATGTCAGCAAGGGGCGCTAGGCCCCCGCACACCGGCTTCTCGTCGGGGGGGCCTCGGTGATGGTTAATTCCAGCTGGAGGCTGGCAACAAGAAAAGAGATGTGCTTACCACAAGGTAATGGGAAATTACAAGTCCAATTTAACCTGGGGAGAGACTGTATTTCTGAAACGCACCTTTGTACCTGTGCATGCTGAGCCGTTTGCTTACCTGCACTGCTAAAGGCTGGGGATGCTGTCCAGGCCCGCCGGGGTGCGGCTCTGGGGCTCCAGAGGAGACACGGATGGTGGCAGGATCCGACCCTCGGAGAGGACAAAACGTTCCCTGTCCTGCTGGCCTCTGGAGGGCACGGAGCAaaggcaagaagaagaagagaagaggcaCACCCTTCGCATCCGGAAGACGAATGTCCTGCTGGAGGACAAGGCCGCCACCTGCTCCGTGCGCACACTCACCACAGGAGGGCCCAGAGCAGGGGCTTCCCGTCCTTGTCTCTCCCCAGAGCCGCCTCCGCCAGTGTTCTCCCCAACTGCTCCCCTCGTGAAGGGTTCACTTACATACTGTATGTACCTCTGTGCCTTGAACTTAAAAGGGGTTAATAATGCCCGTGCTGAGAATGTGTGGTTCAAATGATTTCGAAAAAGAAGGatttaaaataaaggaaggatAGAGGAAGGGCAGACAGGGAGAAGAGACCACCCATAAGCAGGACACCATGTTGGGAGAGGATCTACTGAGAAGGCTTCACGCCCCGCCCCAGCCCTCAACCAGGGGAACCCACGATGGGACAAAGCTGCTCCTCACCAGCTGGCTTGCGAGGGGCGCCTGGCTGGGTCCACCGTAATGCAGGGGTCCAGGGAGGCTGCGGCTGCTCGGGATGCCCACCTCGCCAGGGGGATGCGCAGAGCCGCGGCTCTCACCGGCCGCAGAGGATGCAGCGCGGCGCCCAGGGGGCAGCGACTTCCCCCCGTTCTCCGCAGGCTGCTGCTTCCGGCCAGGCGCCTCCGAGTCCCGGGAGCGGGTGCACACGTGGCTGCGTGCAGCCCGACCACGCCTCTTCTCCCGCTTCTCCTCCTCTCTGACCCAGAATTCTTCGTCCGTGTCCCCATCCTCACCAGGAAAATGCTTCAGCATTGCGCGGTGGAAGCACCTCTCCAGGTTGTCCGACATCTTGGTGTACTCTGCGGGGGACCGAGGCCTGAGCCCCGCTGGGCAGGCCCCCAGACCTCCGCCCACAAACATGCAACGGGGCAGCCCCGGGCTCGACTGCACGGCTGCCTGGGCTGCAGCGCTTCCTATGTTGTAGGGCTACGGACACGAGACCGGAACAAGAAACCAGTACACGGTTTTCTGGCCTCCAGCCTGTGTGGCTGGGACAGTGAGCCCAGTACCCCAACCCGGTAAAAATTGAATTCTTTAATGCCAAACCGCAGAAACATTAAGTACAATCACTGAATCCGTCTagtaaaaaaaagaaggcatcGTGAGCTCCAGTTTCAGCACCTGGCGCGACACAGGCTGTGTCATCAGAGGTCTGCTGTTTGATGCAAAGGTGGCTGACGGTGGGGGCCGAGGACAAATAGACCCAGGCGGGCCTGGGGGAAGACGAGGACCCGGGCCGCCAGCCACCGCTGCCCCTCTGGCCAGGTGGGGCGGGACAGGGCCCGGCACGCCCATCCCACAGCGTTAACACACATTCTCCTGATGGTCCCCAAGGAAGGTCTGAATCTCTGGAAGGTGTGTTTCTAAAAGAGGGGGCGTGTTGCTCTTGGTCCTACTGGTGTGCCAGCGTGCACCCACAGCCACCCCTCTTGTACTTACCGCTACTTTCCCCGTTATATTTTCGACAGTTCCTGAACATAGTCTTCATGTCATTCACAAACTCCTCCTTGGAACAGTATAAACCTCCATTCAGTTTCTTCTCCATGCTTGAAATATCCATGGGGACCTACAACAGGACACGTTAATTATCACAGGCTGGAGAACACAGCATCCTGCAGGTCCTGCGAGGCGGAGCGATCACAGCATTAGGAGCTGCTCAGAAGCCTGGGGTGCACCCAGCAGCCCTGACCCTTGAGGGGCAGCAGGTGAACGTACACACAGCAACACAGACCACTAAAGATGCACACATCACAGTCGCGCACAGCTGACAAGGCCACCTCTACCTTGATAATCTGGTAATAGTTAGGGGCATACGATTCATCCACTGGTTCCAAAAAGGGCCAGGAATCCTTGTGAGCCTTCACCACGTCCAGAACTGAGGGCCAAAGAGGAGAGCTGGGTTAACACACCGACGTGGGAACACACTTAGGCAGAACACGGGAGCTGAGTGTGGGAACTGACCTTTGTACATGGCAGTGAAATCGTCGTCCAGCTCAAAGCtgtaaatcagaaaagaagagattAGCGGTAGCTGAGACCACCTTCTCTCCTCGGAGCTCTTGCTCCAACCTCACACACAGCTCACTTGCGCCCAGGTTTGGAACAGTCCCAGTACACCTTTGTTAAGGAAAGTCTGTAACACTGAGAACGCTCCTGACAATGCGACGAGGATGAGGGCCAGCATACGTCAGCCGAACAGGACCACCACCTTTTCCATCTACAAAATGATGGTTTCGTGAAACTCATTTATGATTCTGTAACGTTCGTGATTTAATAGCACACTCTTTGCCAGGTTTTACTCTACTCTAGTAAGTACTTCTGTGATCTAAAGAATAATAACCCAGCAAGTCAGACAGCAGCGGAAGGAGCTCACGAGCACTGGCCACGACCCCCACAGAGGGCTGTTCTAAGGACACGACGAGGCAGGCTTGGGGCCACTCAACACTCACGGGTCTCTCGTCCTCTTCTCTTCCCgcggaggggagggagggtccaAGTGGGACAACTCGGGGGGGAGCGCCTTGCCCTGAGCCAGCAGCCAGGCCCTCTCTTCCCTGAGCTTCCTTCTCTTGGCGCGATCTGCGTGAACACAAAGCACAGGTGCGTCGGGCTCCAGAGGGGCAGACGTCTGTTCTGAGAGGAGGAAACAGATCACCAAACGCTGACTTCTGCTCCCTTTGAGTCCTCTCTTTGCTAATTCGGATGGTGCTAGAGATGCAATGCTTTGTGGACCCACTTCCTCTTAGTCCTACCAAGTTCAGGTcggggggtgagggaggaaggCGGCCCCGGACGGGGACGGGGAAGaccaagagagaaggaaagcagaaTTACAGGGACAGGGAAAAGCAGAGCACTGACTGAGGGTCACCCTCTCTGACAACCCCAAGGCCTTCCTAACTTTCCAGCAAGAAGACAACATCCCCTTTTTAGGACCAGACCTCAATCCAAACACACCCAGGACGGTACAAGCCCATCGCAGCTCTCACACCAGCTATCCTTGCTCGGCGGCCACCCCACCCACGGCAGCTGGTGCACCCTTGCCAGTGCAGGAGGAGGGCTCCTGCGAGCGAGGGAAGAAGCCAGCTGGATgggccaggagctggaagagggagGGCGTTTTCTGGCTCCCAGCTGTGGCCACAAGAAACATACTTGACACTGCACTGCTGGCTTGCCTGGCCCTCGTGCCAGCAGGGCGGAAGAGAGGCAAGGAATGCAGAACACCATCAGAAGGCAAGACCCAACGacggagagagaggcccgggaAGGTGCCCGGTGGGAGCACGACACAGCCCTAAACCTGCAGACAGCGTGCTCTCACCAAGCTCCCTCTGCTCCTACTTCATGctcatttataaataaacttttaagtgTAAGAGAATCTGTATCTGCTTTAATTAATCAGAGGCACTTTGCTATGAACGACGTTCAAAACtgttttttaacaaagagaatgATTTCAAGCTTAAAGAAAAGTATAACCAAATTAACGAATATCCGCATACCAAGCTGTCAAACTTTAACATTAGGACTCTGATTCTTTGCATCGTGAGAACCACCCTTTCGAGAGAGGCGCCTTCCCGAGCACGGGTGAGCCGCCCAGGGTCCACGGCAGCAGGGACCTGCCAGGTGCACTGCGGAGCCTTTACAGGCTCACAGCTACTCCTTCACAAGTGACGCAAGCGAGCTACCTCACTCTCACATCGAGGGGGACATTTTTAGCATTTTTTCTATCCTGATATATATGACGTGGAATTCTGATGTTTCTGTTTGCCTTTTCCTGATTGGAATGACACAAcgtattttcatgtttattatccTCTTCTGTGAATACCCTGCTTATATACTTTGCCTTTTTTCCCTGTGGGTTGTTGGATTCCTAAATGATTTGGAGAAGTGCTTTTAAATAACGTGGATAAGAAGTCTTTATTAAAACTATCTTCCTTCCATACCtgatttgtcttttcactttgtttaagGTGTTTTAGTCATCTgtaaattttaaacaattaatgTCATCGAGTATATCAATCTCCTTCCCCCGTAGTTTATGCTTTTGTTACTTAAATTCTTTCTGTCCCAGCATCTTAAAGACcctcacctatgttttcttcaaaaagCTTTTGGCCTTTAGCCCATCAGGCGGCAATGGTGCTGGCAGCGCCTGGTGAGGAACCAGGTCTGTTTCTGGCTGTTCACTGCCAGGTCTCACTACCCATCTCCAAGCCAGTAACACTCTCCCACATTCACGGCAGCTTTTATTCTGCTATCTGGTAGAATGAGTGTCCTGAACATatcgatttttaaaattatcttggcTATACTTGGCCCTCTGCTCTTCTGTATGAATTTCAGGAacataaaatgatttatttaatatttaacatcAAATACTGAGTCAAGGTCAAACTTACCCACTTGTTCAATAATTTTAAGTTGGTTTGTTCAAATCAAATCCAAAAAGGTCCAGACAGTGCATTTGGTTGGTATGTCTCTTAAATTTAGTGGAATGTGTAACAATGTCCTCTTCCAATTCATCTGGTggagaaattgggtcattttgtCTTGGTAGAATTTCCCACGTTCCGGATTTAGCAAGTGGCATTCTCATCACAGTGTTAATGTGCCCTGTGGTAGTTCTATTGAGGGCCTTTGACCAGACAAACGGTGTGTTTCTTGGCAATGTTATTCCATAGGTGATGCCTGTACTTCCTTTTTCATCACCTCAGCAGACACAATATATGGTTACCTTTTCTTCTGTGGTGTTAAATTCCATTAGTGTTTACCTGATCCTTCCATTATAAAGTTCCTATACTTAAAGATCAAACACAGTTCCAAGATAGAAGTAAACTGTAGAGAAAATTATTTGTGTGATTGTTTTCTCAATAATTCCAAGGTATATACCTAGTACTACGTGTAAATATATGTGGGACAGAAGTTAACTCAACACATGTAACTGGATGCTTTAGGGCCGAGCAAAAACTCTAGCACGCAGGGCAGGTAGCAAACTACttttgttacacacacacacacacacacacacacagttttataGAAACACAGCCCTGCATGGCCCAGGGCCCTTCACAGAAAGTTAGTTGACCCCTACTGCAGGGCATTAGGACTCAGCAGTCTCCTGGAAGCTTGGTTGAGGAAAGCTTTGTCTAGATCCACCGTTTCGTTACTTGTTACTCTAATTCTAGTATTTCTGCTAAATTTATTGACCGAATTCTTCTTTTCTCATCaattattttcatattcaaaataaaacataaagaggaaacaaaatgctTCATCCTTCGATTTTTACCAGTTActgtttaaaacttttattcCATTCATTTAAACTAAACAGACAGACCAACATAACCCAGTTCTCTCACTTCCCCACCAACACTCTGCCTCCTGTGACCAACGATCTGTTCTATCTAATGAGCTTTTTTCTTtagagattccacatataaaacgGCTCATCCTgtgcttgtctttctctgacttatttcacttagcataatgccctctaggccCACTCATGTTGTGGCAGATGGCAGGATTTCAcgcttttttttaatggctaaacattactccattgtgtgtgcaccaactcttctttatccatctagtgatgggcacttaggtggcTTCCGTATCTTGACTATTATACAtcttgctatgaacatgggtgtacatgtatcttttattataattagttttgttttcttcagataaatacccagaaatggaattcctggatcatatggtagttctatttttcgttttttgagaaatctccatagtggctgcaccaacttacattcccaccaacagtgcacgaggttTTGCTCTaatccacatcctcgccaacactggttattgcttgtctttttgatactagccattctgacaggtatgaggtggtatctcattgtggttttgacttgacattgagcatcttttctatgTCTTCTTGGGGAAAATGCCTATTCgggtcctccttttttttttaaaataaatttgtttatttattggttgcgttgggtcttcgttgctgcacacgggctttctctagttgtggtgagcaggggctactcttcgttgcagtgcgcgagcttctcattgccgtggtttctcttgctgcagagcacgggctctaggcacatgggcttcagtagttgtggcacgtgggctcagtagttgtggctcatgggcttacttgctccgcagcacgtgggatcttcctggaccagggatcaaactcatgtcccctgcgttggcaggtggattcgtaaccgctgcgccacaagggaagtcccaaggtcctccatttcttaattggattgtttgggcttggtggttttgttttttggggggatttttgCTATTGACTTGTATAAGTTCTTTACCTGCTTGGGGTATTAAGACTTTattaggtatatgatttgcaaatatcttcccccaatcagtaggttgtcttttcattttgtgtatggtttcctttgctgtgcagaagctatTTCGTTTGCTGTAGgcccacttgtttatttctgcttttgtggcTTTTGCCTTTGTAGTAAGATCCAAAAAACCATCGCCAAGACCGATGTCAAgaagcttactgcctatgttttcttccaggagttttatggtttcaggtgttACATTCAAGTCTGTAtgtcattttgagttaatttttgtgtatggggtgaAGCAGTGgtccagttttgtttgttttttttttttttttttttttggctgtaccaggtcttagttgaagccagtgggctccttagttgtggcacgtgaactcttagttgcagcatgcatgtgggatctagagttccctgaccagggagggaTCGATCCTGTGTTCACTgtgttggaaggcagattcttaaccactgcaccaccagggaagccccggtggtccagtttttccaaaaccatttattgaagagactgtcatttctgcattgtatattcctggactggtcctagacttttgtttgtaggaaggTTTTCTTGATGAccaattcaatctccttactagtaattaatCTGTTATggttttctatttcatcatgattcagtcttggtaagttgtatgtttctagaaatttatccatttcttctaggttgtccagtttgttggcaatGTTAACTGTTctcagtagtctcttatgatcctttgtatctctCTGGCACCAGCTGTAATATCTAGTgttcacttctgattttatttattggagtcctcttttttcttgtgagtctagctaaaggtctGTCAGTTTTGTTCAGCTTTTCAAAGAATCacctcttggtttcattgatcttttctattctttttagtttccgtttcatttatttttgctatgatctttatttccttctttctgtgggatttttatgttcttctttagctggttccttgaggtgtaaagttggTTTGTGTATTTGagactttacttttttcttgaggtaggcatttatcaaaactttcttcttagaactgcttttgccgcatcccataaTTTTTGGTATCTTACATTTTCACTTTTGTCTTAAGGtattttgattctcttttggatatTCTTttacccattggttgttcaggagcaCATTGTTTAATCTCCCcatgtttgtgaattttccagttttcttcgtgttattaatttctagtttcataccagtgtgaatggaaaatatttccatcctattaaatttattaagattttttgGTGGCCTAACGTTTCATCTATCTTGGaaacgttccatgtgcacttgaaaagaatgtggatTCTGTTGCTTCGAGATGGAATGTTCTGCAAATATCTGTTAAGTCCATGTCTATCTGGTCTAACATATAATTTaaggtttgtgtttccttactgattttctgtctagataatctgtccattgatgtcagtggggtattaaagtcccccactattattgttttgcTGTCTATCTCTCCCTAcaagtctgttaatatttgctttatatatttacacACTCTTCTGCTGGGTGTATAAATACTGGCAAATGTTGTATCTTCTTGAAGACTGACCCCTTTTTCATTAGATATAGCTCCTCTCTATCTCTTACTACAGTCTTCATTTTGAAGTTTATTCTGTCTTATATATGGACAGCTACTCCAGATTTTCTTGTGGTTTCCATCTGCAtgggtatctttttccatcccttcactttagtctgtgtgtgtccttacatctaaagtgagtttcttgtaggcagaatatagatggatcttgttttttctttatccattcagccactctgtgtcttttgacagGAGAATTcagcccatttacatttaaagtaactatCAGTAGATATGTACTTATCGCCATTCTGCTAACTGCTTTGTGGCTGCTTTtgtagtttgtttctttcttctcttgctcccttcctttgtggtttgataaCTATTTTTAGTGATATGcttataattcatttttctttatcgtGTATTTACTGTAGGTTTTTGcgttgtggttaccatgaggcttacatataaTAACTTACATCTacaacagtctattttaagttgtaaCAACTTAAATTCAACCCCATTCTAAGCTCATCATTTTTACTCTCCACTCCCATGTTTTATACTTTTGATGTCATGTTTcacatctttttatcttgtttatcctttaattattataatcataGTTATtgttactacttttgtcttttaaccttcatactagctttatagGCAATTAATCCACCACCtttattatgtatttactttTCCAGTGAGATTTATCCTTTCATGTGTCCCTGTTACTAATAAGTgccctttctttttaatttaacaaagttccttcaacatttcttacaagtggtgatgaactcctacACTTTTGCTTAAATGCAAAGCTCTTAATGTCTCTAATCTGAACGATGTCTTTACCAGGGAGAGAATTCTTGGTTATAAGTTTTTCCTTCAGAACTTTGACTATATCATGCCTGCAAAGttttgctgaaaaatctgctCACGTTCTTACGGGGAGAGGGTGAGGTTTCCTTTGTATGtgacaagttgtttttctctccttgtctttaactttgGACAACTGAGCTATAATGtgccttggtgtgggtctctttgagttcttggatgtctgtttccttcccaaaggtcaggaagttttcaaccatCGAGTCTCCgccattttggttattgtatctcagtcattttggttattgtattcttcagctgaGACTTCTCTTTggcactttcaaatattttccttctctgttgaAGTTCTCACGTGTTCATGCATTCTTTTCCCCAgtttggtgagcatctttataACCATTACTTTAGCTCTTTATCAAGTAAATTAGTTCTGTCTCATTAAGGCTTTTTTCTGAGGTTGTaatctgttctttcatttggaacatattcctgtttctttttgcggtacgcgggcctctcactgctgtggcctctcccgttgcggagcacaggctccggacgcgcaggcccagtggccgtggctcacgggcccagccgcttcgcggcatgtgggatcttcccggaccggggcacgaacccgcgtcgcctgcatcggcaggcggactctcaaccactgtgccaccagggaagccccctctgtttcttcattttgctggACTCTGTTGACTTCtgtgcagaaaaggaaacaaccgcctctcccagtcttgaaggcgGGGCCTCATGTGGGAGATGAGCCTTTTTGTTTAGCTCTTCCCAGCTCTTGGTCGTCTCTCAAATCGCTGTGCTTGTCCAGGCAGCCTGATGTATTTCAGTGGCTCCCAGCAGTTGAGGgtgtgccaagacctgtcagtgtcccAAAGGGGAGGGTCTCAGAACCCAGATTCAGACTGACTGGACACTTTCCTCTAAAGTTCACAAACATACAGGGCTGTGAGCAACTGCAAGCCTGAGTCCCACTGGCCACCAGTCAGGGACCTGCAGTGACCCCTGAGTGGCAGTCACAGACAAGTGTATAAACTCTCTTCCGGGGGCCCACCTCAGGGAAAGTGGGAGACAGCAGGCACTCACAGCC from Pseudorca crassidens isolate mPseCra1 chromosome 11, mPseCra1.hap1, whole genome shotgun sequence includes:
- the CECR2 gene encoding chromatin remodeling regulator CECR2 isoform X6; its protein translation is MRPEEGGAAGLGELRSWWEVPAIAHFCSLFRTAFSLPDFEIEELEAALHRDDVEFISDLIACLLQGCYQRRDITPQTFHSYLEDIISYRWELEEGKPNPLREASFQDLPLRTRVEILHRLCDYRLDADDVFDLLKGLDADSLRVEPLGEDNSGALYWYFYGTRMYKEDPVQGKSNGELSLSRETEGQKNVSSVPGKTGKRRGRPPKRKKLQEETLVSEKQEENCLASEPQTRNGSQGPGQGSWWLLCQTEDEWRQVTESFRERTSLRERQLYKLLSEDFLPEICSMIAQKETPVLGRIEKQKRRAEEEERQILLAVQKKEQEQLLKEERKRELEERVKAVEDRAKRRKLREERAWLLAQGKALPPELSHLDPPSPPREEKRTRDPFELDDDFTAMYKVLDVVKAHKDSWPFLEPVDESYAPNYYQIIKVPMDISSMEKKLNGGLYCSKEEFVNDMKTMFRNCRKYNGESSEYTKMSDNLERCFHRAMLKHFPGEDGDTDEEFWVREEEKREKRRGRAARSHVCTRSRDSEAPGRKQQPAENGGKSLPPGRRAASSAAGESRGSAHPPGEVGIPSSRSLPGPLHYGGPSQAPLASQLFKAQRYIQYVSEPFTRGAVGENTGGGGSGERQGREAPALGPPVRPAGQGTFCPLRGSDPATIRVSSGAPEPHPGGPGQHPQPLAVQPPAGINHHRGPPDEKPVCGGLAPLADMGSRPGPSLLGQMSSPSQEGTMYPPAHFQPGFIPPRHGGAPARPPAFPESSEIPPSHMYRSYKYLSRVHSAVWNGNHGATNPGPLGPDEKPPMVPGPSHQPRTLGHMIDSRVMRAPLPPNQWPEQSGFLPHGVPSSGYMRPPCKPGGHRFQPPPAPTQGSLFGAPAQALRGMQGGDSMLDSPEMLAMQQLSSRGCPAGMPYRPRQPVPPPAPGPFPPVGVAAPKPASGDPGRTQDSRETLEPENGRADPLPGLEEKPASVGALEGAFLKQLPHPAPPLQADCARRSSPQGRDSDGPELRRESSEPGDSCPTADAPGPVPALVPKDAGTSSATGGAATT